From Numida meleagris isolate 19003 breed g44 Domestic line chromosome 4, NumMel1.0, whole genome shotgun sequence, the proteins below share one genomic window:
- the ZNF638 gene encoding zinc finger protein 638 isoform X3 encodes MRAGGSRPPPRYGGPEPPPLPLDPFRRFVLFLESFAPLVNSLNLGIASPLVLGPPPFQLAHIKTQLALQQLTSVAASSSALPHARFGRAFLKSTMFSPRGALPQRPRGPNPSGAKPPGSFQGGGGPGPQRQPAPGAPQGAAPRASGQDSVPWTGSQRINVRVTLHRADPRQAKAKSNLHQEQKGDVRAGRWDGSPCPPPPVSQKPPAPARLPEQNAGAQNRYTPESASSILASFGLSNEDLEELSRYPDDQLTPENMPLILREIRMRKMGHPLPGLHSQSRGEAMGGTSGAAVKGKVIDYGHASRYGYTEDPLEVRGYNVEALREEPLEARAYNPEASSREKREEFQREPSVPMGVPPAGVACGPAFPPQDVMKPPPPPPAFQSDPANPHPFFPAEPAGKAGGLCAAPVGKAGPPPAVLPVMPPILPLAVPPLAQPVMPPLISQPVVPLLPQPPFSAELLAILEQRDRIQQDSGSGQPSAPSPGVGQKPFQPQPEGPIKSPFGVVKASWLPAFLQSDAQKIKRLPTPSMMNDYYATSPRIFPHMCSLCNVECARMKDWILHQNTPSHIESCRHLRQQYPEWNPEARSSKRNAADRKENQTPKHRSNSASPSPRRPRPAGSSYVPRHSRSRSRSPGRYRPTRPRSRSPRQVRRLSPRHWSRSPQRSRNPLRGSPRPQRSSSHDWSSRRATRSQDRKAALEAVMKTLGPGFVAEFNKHKSSQAGTPGSGKSAPSHGAGGKVPGNGKKTPKTGIAAKAAKKDALPPPAPGSCSPQGDEVPQEKEMEEEEEEEEEGSPAGPSRPRAAPYNRLLREELLNCGTVLQISNLPDDGFSDQDIKKIVQPFGKVSDLIVLRSRNKAYLEMNYKEAVIAAVKYGETVPVLVNGRQVKISVAEKPKASPSQAKTSVKKKTQTVKKAAPSTKKHPTTTTATTKTKKTIAGKKEKTKKSVGTKESKTKRTSGTAAQSDENESKELQSSPGSGVEAGDAGLPEPTGAAGGDEGGTEPAKAGDAPSKGASNPAPLPEKPAQVLQAVPAGSDGQNEALIDPEASAETVKSEEAAEPGGKEAEDACVVLVSNLPEKGYSVEEVSNLAKPFGGLRDVLIVSSHKKAYLEINRKSAESMVKFYTCFPMTLDGNQLCIDVAPQHKTVRDEEAIFTAIIKDSDPKVNAEALHHQFVHLGNLPDEGYREFEVVCVGLRFGKVDHYVVLKNKNKAILQLESPKAARSMYCFLNQYSYTMGGHTLTCTLSPSRQHADTEAVKKEAKKEEPSRGSSSLKKHPEGSGAVQTAAAHPPVEPSVVKKEPVSTPPAKDELSAVKAEPSESRLEGARRGSAAGSGDPAAGKAGAGAELPGAPLAAAGADLTTAEPEEKLPPAPSVGKEEEVTGGAASELPVPAAGSAPQKGRALGAEGLGATAGERPGGAPGRGDHVPFHHVPSSHVPSGTAAPLGAEPRAVPPAHGAAETGSCVVPHGNPKASVPKKTRVSDPGKMEHEKPRAPTAEVRPVLEAGAALGRTRGGAGDRAEGAVLCGGSAWEESSQQLLAKAGAAVENADKNAKEKEGSSIRAPQSKETGPGKVKEAGKAAASNSSLSAQEPSSVSKITLKAVVPVPDILKPRVAAQRSKPAPCKGGKQAASSKARAQGAAAGQKKAAWKDGGHPRAGGSQNPAGSTSQQSGAAGTGKAGSGRNASQQEKDSQVEPRAGSKQEGESRWASTKRDAGSTAGFRWGQCSNVQKQQQQQQQQAEGGRRAVPVQPGRVCHCGRGDRGERASRSKPAQSAQGEEEGGCQELLGARLQEEEGEELPAAPGGERAVLRHAG; translated from the exons CTTTGTGTTGTTCTTGGAAAGTTTCGCTCCACTTGTGAATTCCTTGAACCTTGGCATTGCGAGCCCGCTTGTGTTGGGCCCTCCTCCTTTTCAGCTTGCTCACATTAAGACCCAGTTGGCTCTGCAGCAGTTGACCTCGGTTGCCGCCAGCAGCTCCGCGCTTCCTCATGCTCGCTTCGGCCGGGCGTTTCTGAAAAGCACCATGTTTAGCCCCAGAGGAGCGTTGCCGCAGAGGCCGAGAGGACCCAACCCGTCCGGAGCCAAACCCCCGGGATCCTTCCAGGGCGGAGGCGGGCCGGGCCCGCAGAGACAACCGGCGCCGGGAGCGCCCCAGGGGGCAGCGCCGCGCGCCTCGGGGCAGGACAGCGTCCCATGGACCGGCTCGCAGCGCATCAACGTCCGCGTCACCCTGCACAGGGCCGACCCGCGGCAGGCCAAGGCCAAGAGCAACCTGCACCAGGAGCAGAAGGGAGACGTGCGCGCGGGCCGCTGGGACGGCAGCCCCTGCCCGCCCCCGCCCGTCTCGCAGAAGCCGCCGGCCCCGGCCCGGCTCCCGGAGCAGAACGCGGGAGCGCAGAACCGCTACACGCCGGAGAGCGCGTCCAGCATCTTGGCGAGCTTCGGGCTGTCCAACGAAGACCTGGAGGAGCTCAGTCGCTACCCGGATGACCAGCTGACGCCTGAAAACATGCCGCTCATCCTCAGAGAGATACGGATGCGGAAGATGGGCCACCCCTTGCCCGGCTTGCATTCGCAGAGCCGAGGAGAAGCGATGGGCGGGACGAGCGGCGCAGCGGTCAAGGGCAAGGTGATCGATTACGGGCACGCGAGCAGGTACGGGTACACCGAGGATCCTCTGGAGGTGCGAGGTTACAACGTGGAAGCGCTGAGGGAGGAGCCTCTGGAAGCGCGCGCCTACAACCCCGAAGCTTCGAGcagagagaagagggaagagTTCCAGCGAGAGCCGAGCGTGCCGATGGGCGTTCCGCCGGCCGGCGTGGCGTGCGGCCCGGCCTTCCCGCCTCAGGACGTCATGAagccgccgccgccaccgccgGCTTTCCAGAGCGACCCGGCCAACCCTCACCCATTCTTCCCGGCGGAGCCTGCGGGGAAGGCGGGCGGGCTGTGCGCGGCGCCCGTGGGGAAGGCCGGCCCCCCGCCCGCGGTGCTGCCCGTCATGCCGCCCATCCTGCCGCTGGCCGTGCCGCCCTTGGCGCAGCCCGTCATGCCGCCGCTCATCTCGCAGCCCGTGGTGCCGCTCCTCCCCCAGCCTCCCTTCTCGGCCGAGCTGCTGGCCATCCTGGAGCAGCGCGACAGGATCCAGCAGGACTCCGGGAGCGGCCAGCCCAGCGCTCCGAGCCCCGGCGTGGGGCAGAAGCCCTTCCAGCCGCAGCCCGAGGGGCCCATTAAGTCCCCCTTTGGCGTTGTGAAGGCGTCGTGGCTCCCGGCGTTCCTGCAGTCCGACGCCCAGAAGATAAAGCGCTTGCCCACCCCGTCCATGATGAATGACTACTATGCGACGTCGCCGAGAATATTCCCACATATGTGTTCTCTGTGTAACGTAGAATGCGCTCGTATGAAG GACTGGATCCTGCACCAGAACACCCCTTCCCACATCGAGAGCTGCCGCCACTTACGACAACA GTACCCCGAGTGGAACCCCGAGGCTCGCTCTTCGAAGCG GAATGCTGCGGACAGGAAGGAGAACCAGACCCCCAAGCACCGCTCCAACTcggccagccccagcccccggCGTCCGAGGCCCGCAGGCTCCAGCTATGTTCCTCGGCACTCGCGCTCACGCTCCAGGAGCCCGGGCCGTTACCGACCGACGCGCCCGAGGAGCCGGAGCCCGCGGCAGGTGCGGCGCCTGAGCCCTCGGCACTGGTCACGCTCACCGCAGCGATCGAGGAACCCGCTGAGGGGCAGCCCGCGGCCCCAGCGCTCCTCCAGCCATGACTGGTCATCGAGGAGAGCCACCCGATCCCAAG ACAGGAAGGCGGCTCTGGAGGCCGTGATGAAGACGCTGGGACCCGGCTTCGTGGCGGAGTTCAACAAGCACAAATCATCGCAGGCGGGCACTCCGGGCTCGGGGAAATCAGCGCCCTCTCACGGAGCCGGGGGGAAGGTGCCCGGGAACGGGAAGAAGACCCCAAAAACGGGCATTGCTGCAAAGGCTGCGAAGAAGGACGCCCTTCCTCCGCCTGCACCCGGCTCCTGTTCTCCTCAAGGCGACGAAGTGCCccaagagaaggaaatggaggaggaggaggaggaggaggaggagggctcGCCTGCAGGGCCCAGCAGGCCTCGGGCTGCGCCGTATAACCGG CTGCtgagagaggagctgctgaacTGCGGCACGGTGCTTCAGATCTCCAACTTACCGGACGACGGCTTTTCGGATCAGGACATCAAAAAAATCGTGCAGCCCTTCGGCAAAGTCAGCGATCTGATCGTGCTGCGCTCCAGGAACAAG GCCTACTTGGAAATGAACTACAAAGAAGCGGTGATAGCGGCTGTGAAATACGGCGAAACTGTGCCAGTGCTGGTGAATGGGAGACAGGTGAAAATCAGCGTGGCGGAGAAGCCCAAAGCATCCCCCAGCCAG GCCAAAACGAGCGTCAAAAAGAAGACTCAGACCGTCAAAAAAGCAGCACCAAGCACCAA AAAGCACCCAACCACCACCACCGCCACCACGAAGACCAAGAAAACGATTGCAG gcaaaaaagagaaaaccaagAAGTCCGTGGGGACCAAAGAGAGTAAAACCAAGAGGACTTCAGGCACTGCAG cCCAGTCGGATGAAAACGAATCCAAAGAGCTTCAGAGCTCGCCTGGAAGTGGGGTGGAAGCTGGGGACGCTGGGCTGCCTGAGCCCAcgggtgctgcaggaggggatgAAGGTGGCACAGAGCCTGCAAAGGCAGGGGATGCTCCATCCAAAGGGGCGAGCAATCCTGCACCTTTACCAG AGAAACCCGCCCAGGTGCTGCAGGCGGTGCCGGCGGGCTCGGATGGGCAGAACGAAGCTTTAATTGATCCAG AAGCTTCTGCAGAGACTGTGAAGAGCGAGGAGGCAGCGGAGCCGGGTGGCAAG GAAGCTGAGGACGCGTGCGTGGTGCTGGTTTCAAACCTGCCCGAGAAGGGCTACTCCGTGGAAGAAGTCTCCAACCTGGCGAAGCCCTTCGGTGGGCTGAGGGATGTGTTAATTGTGTCCTCTCACAAGAAG gCGTATCTCGAGATCAACAGAAAATCCGCAGAATCCATGGTGAAGTTTTACACCTGCTTTCCCATGACCCTGGATGGGAACCAGCTGTGCATCGACGTGGCGCCTCAGCATAAGACCGTGAGAGACGAG GAAGCGATATTTACTGCCATCATCAAAGACTCTGACCCTAAG gTGAACGCCGAGGCGCTGCACCACCAGTTTGTGCACCTGGGGAACTTACCAGACGAGGGGTACAGAGAATTCGAAGTGGTTTGCGTGGGGCTGCGCTTCGGGAAGGTCGATCACTACGTGGtgctgaagaacaaaaacaag GCAATTCTGCAGCTGGAGAGTCCCAAGGCAGCCAGGTCCATGTACTGCTTCCTGAACCAGTACTCGTACACCATGGGGGGGCACACCTTGACCTGCACGTTGTcccccagcaggcagcatgcTGAC acCGAAGCCGTGAAAAAGGAAGCGAAGAAGGAGGAGCCAAGCAGAGGAAG CTCCAGCTTGAAAAAACACCCAGAGGGATCAGGAGCGgtgcaaacagcagctgctcaTCCTCCGGTAGAGCCCAGTGTGGTGAAGAAAGAACCCGTTTCCACCCCTCCTGCTAAGGATGAGCTGTCAGCAGTGAAGGCAGAGCCCTCCGAGTCCCGTCTGGAAGGAGCACGGAGGGGTTCCGCTGCGGGATCGGGCGACCCGGCCGCCGggaaggcaggagctggggctgagctcccTGGTGCACCCCTGGCAGCAGCCGGCGCCGATTTAACCACAGCCGAGCCCGAAGAGAAACTGCCACCTGCTCCCAGcgtggggaaggaggaggaggttACAGGTGGAGCAGCCTCTGAGCTCCCCGTGCCTGCAGCTGGATCCGCACCGCAGAAGGGAAGGGCGCTGGGAGCCGAGGGGCTGGGAGCTACTGCTGGAGAGCGGCCGGGAGGAGCACCAGGCCGGGGTGACCATGTGCCATTCCACCATGTGCCATCCAGCCACGTGCCATCcggcactgctgccccactgggGGCCGAACCCAGAGCTGTGCCCCCCGCTCACGGCGCGGCGGAGACGGGCTCGTGTGTTGTCCCGCACGGAAACCCCAAGGCGAGTGTGCCAAAAAAGACGCGTGTTTCTGATCCGGGGAAGATGGAACATGAGAAGCCCAGGGCTCCGACGGCGGAGGTGAGACCTGTGCTCGAGGCTGGGGCGGCCCTGGGGAGGACACGAGGTGGAGCTGGAGACAGAGCAGAAGGGGCCGTGCTCTGCGGTGGCAGCGCTTGGGAggagagctcccagcagctgctggccaaGGCTGGGGCTGCCGTGGAAAATGCTGATAAGAAtgcaaaggagaaggagggaagCTCCATCAGAGCGCCTCAAAGCAAAGAAACGGGGCCGGGCAAAGTGAAAGAAGCCGGCAAAGCAGCTGCATCGAACTCCTCTTTGTCTGCCCAGGAGCCTTCCTCCGTTTCTAAAATAACTTTAAAGGCGGTGGTGCCTGTTCCTGATATACTGAAGCCAAGGGTCGCGGCGCAGAGAAGCAAACCGGCGCCGTGCAAGGGAGGGAAGCAAGCGGCTTCCTCCAAAGCCAgagcccagggagcagcagcgggGCAGAAGAAGGCAGCGTGGAAAGATGGGGGTCACCCAAGAGCCGGTGGCAGCCAGAACCCAGCGGGCAGCACGTCCCAGCAGAGCGGGGCTGCCGGCACCGGGAAGGCTGGCAGCGGGAGGAACGCGTCCCAGCAAGAGAAGGACTCGCAAGTGGAACCTAGGGCTGGCtcaaagcaggagggagagagcAGATGGGCCAGCACGAAGAGAGACGCC ggcagca CTGCAGGTTTCCGCTGGGGGCAATGCTCGAACgtccagaagcagcagcagcagcagcagcagcaagcagaaggaG GAAGAAGAGCTGTTCCCGTTCAACCTGGACGAGTTTGTCACTGTGGACGAGGTGATAGAGGAGAGCGAGCCTCCCGTTCAAAGCCAGCGCAGTCAGCccaaggggaagaggaaggagggtGCCAGGAGCTGCTCGGAGCCCGGCTccaagaggaggaaggagaggagctcCCCGCAGCGCCTGGCGGAGAGCGAGCTGTCCTTCGTCATGCTGGATGA
- the ZNF638 gene encoding zinc finger protein 638 isoform X1 encodes MRIGDTLWSQCASAVAPCACAVAQRPLCRWVPPGPLRPHLGGARFAPAKLTPARLGPQAAGGVGGGRSDPPVAASGAVGRSFVLFLESFAPLVNSLNLGIASPLVLGPPPFQLAHIKTQLALQQLTSVAASSSALPHARFGRAFLKSTMFSPRGALPQRPRGPNPSGAKPPGSFQGGGGPGPQRQPAPGAPQGAAPRASGQDSVPWTGSQRINVRVTLHRADPRQAKAKSNLHQEQKGDVRAGRWDGSPCPPPPVSQKPPAPARLPEQNAGAQNRYTPESASSILASFGLSNEDLEELSRYPDDQLTPENMPLILREIRMRKMGHPLPGLHSQSRGEAMGGTSGAAVKGKVIDYGHASRYGYTEDPLEVRGYNVEALREEPLEARAYNPEASSREKREEFQREPSVPMGVPPAGVACGPAFPPQDVMKPPPPPPAFQSDPANPHPFFPAEPAGKAGGLCAAPVGKAGPPPAVLPVMPPILPLAVPPLAQPVMPPLISQPVVPLLPQPPFSAELLAILEQRDRIQQDSGSGQPSAPSPGVGQKPFQPQPEGPIKSPFGVVKASWLPAFLQSDAQKIKRLPTPSMMNDYYATSPRIFPHMCSLCNVECARMKDWILHQNTPSHIESCRHLRQQYPEWNPEARSSKRNAADRKENQTPKHRSNSASPSPRRPRPAGSSYVPRHSRSRSRSPGRYRPTRPRSRSPRQVRRLSPRHWSRSPQRSRNPLRGSPRPQRSSSHDWSSRRATRSQDRKAALEAVMKTLGPGFVAEFNKHKSSQAGTPGSGKSAPSHGAGGKVPGNGKKTPKTGIAAKAAKKDALPPPAPGSCSPQGDEVPQEKEMEEEEEEEEEGSPAGPSRPRAAPYNRLLREELLNCGTVLQISNLPDDGFSDQDIKKIVQPFGKVSDLIVLRSRNKAYLEMNYKEAVIAAVKYGETVPVLVNGRQVKISVAEKPKASPSQAKTSVKKKTQTVKKAAPSTKKHPTTTTATTKTKKTIAGKKEKTKKSVGTKESKTKRTSGTAAQSDENESKELQSSPGSGVEAGDAGLPEPTGAAGGDEGGTEPAKAGDAPSKGASNPAPLPEKPAQVLQAVPAGSDGQNEALIDPEASAETVKSEEAAEPGGKEAEDACVVLVSNLPEKGYSVEEVSNLAKPFGGLRDVLIVSSHKKAYLEINRKSAESMVKFYTCFPMTLDGNQLCIDVAPQHKTVRDEEAIFTAIIKDSDPKVNAEALHHQFVHLGNLPDEGYREFEVVCVGLRFGKVDHYVVLKNKNKAILQLESPKAARSMYCFLNQYSYTMGGHTLTCTLSPSRQHADTEAVKKEAKKEEPSRGSSSLKKHPEGSGAVQTAAAHPPVEPSVVKKEPVSTPPAKDELSAVKAEPSESRLEGARRGSAAGSGDPAAGKAGAGAELPGAPLAAAGADLTTAEPEEKLPPAPSVGKEEEVTGGAASELPVPAAGSAPQKGRALGAEGLGATAGERPGGAPGRGDHVPFHHVPSSHVPSGTAAPLGAEPRAVPPAHGAAETGSCVVPHGNPKASVPKKTRVSDPGKMEHEKPRAPTAEVRPVLEAGAALGRTRGGAGDRAEGAVLCGGSAWEESSQQLLAKAGAAVENADKNAKEKEGSSIRAPQSKETGPGKVKEAGKAAASNSSLSAQEPSSVSKITLKAVVPVPDILKPRVAAQRSKPAPCKGGKQAASSKARAQGAAAGQKKAAWKDGGHPRAGGSQNPAGSTSQQSGAAGTGKAGSGRNASQQEKDSQVEPRAGSKQEGESRWASTKRDAGSTAGFRWGQCSNVQKQQQQQQQQAEGGRRAVPVQPGRVCHCGRGDRGERASRSKPAQSAQGEEEGGCQELLGARLQEEEGEELPAAPGGERAVLRHAG; translated from the exons CTTTGTGTTGTTCTTGGAAAGTTTCGCTCCACTTGTGAATTCCTTGAACCTTGGCATTGCGAGCCCGCTTGTGTTGGGCCCTCCTCCTTTTCAGCTTGCTCACATTAAGACCCAGTTGGCTCTGCAGCAGTTGACCTCGGTTGCCGCCAGCAGCTCCGCGCTTCCTCATGCTCGCTTCGGCCGGGCGTTTCTGAAAAGCACCATGTTTAGCCCCAGAGGAGCGTTGCCGCAGAGGCCGAGAGGACCCAACCCGTCCGGAGCCAAACCCCCGGGATCCTTCCAGGGCGGAGGCGGGCCGGGCCCGCAGAGACAACCGGCGCCGGGAGCGCCCCAGGGGGCAGCGCCGCGCGCCTCGGGGCAGGACAGCGTCCCATGGACCGGCTCGCAGCGCATCAACGTCCGCGTCACCCTGCACAGGGCCGACCCGCGGCAGGCCAAGGCCAAGAGCAACCTGCACCAGGAGCAGAAGGGAGACGTGCGCGCGGGCCGCTGGGACGGCAGCCCCTGCCCGCCCCCGCCCGTCTCGCAGAAGCCGCCGGCCCCGGCCCGGCTCCCGGAGCAGAACGCGGGAGCGCAGAACCGCTACACGCCGGAGAGCGCGTCCAGCATCTTGGCGAGCTTCGGGCTGTCCAACGAAGACCTGGAGGAGCTCAGTCGCTACCCGGATGACCAGCTGACGCCTGAAAACATGCCGCTCATCCTCAGAGAGATACGGATGCGGAAGATGGGCCACCCCTTGCCCGGCTTGCATTCGCAGAGCCGAGGAGAAGCGATGGGCGGGACGAGCGGCGCAGCGGTCAAGGGCAAGGTGATCGATTACGGGCACGCGAGCAGGTACGGGTACACCGAGGATCCTCTGGAGGTGCGAGGTTACAACGTGGAAGCGCTGAGGGAGGAGCCTCTGGAAGCGCGCGCCTACAACCCCGAAGCTTCGAGcagagagaagagggaagagTTCCAGCGAGAGCCGAGCGTGCCGATGGGCGTTCCGCCGGCCGGCGTGGCGTGCGGCCCGGCCTTCCCGCCTCAGGACGTCATGAagccgccgccgccaccgccgGCTTTCCAGAGCGACCCGGCCAACCCTCACCCATTCTTCCCGGCGGAGCCTGCGGGGAAGGCGGGCGGGCTGTGCGCGGCGCCCGTGGGGAAGGCCGGCCCCCCGCCCGCGGTGCTGCCCGTCATGCCGCCCATCCTGCCGCTGGCCGTGCCGCCCTTGGCGCAGCCCGTCATGCCGCCGCTCATCTCGCAGCCCGTGGTGCCGCTCCTCCCCCAGCCTCCCTTCTCGGCCGAGCTGCTGGCCATCCTGGAGCAGCGCGACAGGATCCAGCAGGACTCCGGGAGCGGCCAGCCCAGCGCTCCGAGCCCCGGCGTGGGGCAGAAGCCCTTCCAGCCGCAGCCCGAGGGGCCCATTAAGTCCCCCTTTGGCGTTGTGAAGGCGTCGTGGCTCCCGGCGTTCCTGCAGTCCGACGCCCAGAAGATAAAGCGCTTGCCCACCCCGTCCATGATGAATGACTACTATGCGACGTCGCCGAGAATATTCCCACATATGTGTTCTCTGTGTAACGTAGAATGCGCTCGTATGAAG GACTGGATCCTGCACCAGAACACCCCTTCCCACATCGAGAGCTGCCGCCACTTACGACAACA GTACCCCGAGTGGAACCCCGAGGCTCGCTCTTCGAAGCG GAATGCTGCGGACAGGAAGGAGAACCAGACCCCCAAGCACCGCTCCAACTcggccagccccagcccccggCGTCCGAGGCCCGCAGGCTCCAGCTATGTTCCTCGGCACTCGCGCTCACGCTCCAGGAGCCCGGGCCGTTACCGACCGACGCGCCCGAGGAGCCGGAGCCCGCGGCAGGTGCGGCGCCTGAGCCCTCGGCACTGGTCACGCTCACCGCAGCGATCGAGGAACCCGCTGAGGGGCAGCCCGCGGCCCCAGCGCTCCTCCAGCCATGACTGGTCATCGAGGAGAGCCACCCGATCCCAAG ACAGGAAGGCGGCTCTGGAGGCCGTGATGAAGACGCTGGGACCCGGCTTCGTGGCGGAGTTCAACAAGCACAAATCATCGCAGGCGGGCACTCCGGGCTCGGGGAAATCAGCGCCCTCTCACGGAGCCGGGGGGAAGGTGCCCGGGAACGGGAAGAAGACCCCAAAAACGGGCATTGCTGCAAAGGCTGCGAAGAAGGACGCCCTTCCTCCGCCTGCACCCGGCTCCTGTTCTCCTCAAGGCGACGAAGTGCCccaagagaaggaaatggaggaggaggaggaggaggaggaggagggctcGCCTGCAGGGCCCAGCAGGCCTCGGGCTGCGCCGTATAACCGG CTGCtgagagaggagctgctgaacTGCGGCACGGTGCTTCAGATCTCCAACTTACCGGACGACGGCTTTTCGGATCAGGACATCAAAAAAATCGTGCAGCCCTTCGGCAAAGTCAGCGATCTGATCGTGCTGCGCTCCAGGAACAAG GCCTACTTGGAAATGAACTACAAAGAAGCGGTGATAGCGGCTGTGAAATACGGCGAAACTGTGCCAGTGCTGGTGAATGGGAGACAGGTGAAAATCAGCGTGGCGGAGAAGCCCAAAGCATCCCCCAGCCAG GCCAAAACGAGCGTCAAAAAGAAGACTCAGACCGTCAAAAAAGCAGCACCAAGCACCAA AAAGCACCCAACCACCACCACCGCCACCACGAAGACCAAGAAAACGATTGCAG gcaaaaaagagaaaaccaagAAGTCCGTGGGGACCAAAGAGAGTAAAACCAAGAGGACTTCAGGCACTGCAG cCCAGTCGGATGAAAACGAATCCAAAGAGCTTCAGAGCTCGCCTGGAAGTGGGGTGGAAGCTGGGGACGCTGGGCTGCCTGAGCCCAcgggtgctgcaggaggggatgAAGGTGGCACAGAGCCTGCAAAGGCAGGGGATGCTCCATCCAAAGGGGCGAGCAATCCTGCACCTTTACCAG AGAAACCCGCCCAGGTGCTGCAGGCGGTGCCGGCGGGCTCGGATGGGCAGAACGAAGCTTTAATTGATCCAG AAGCTTCTGCAGAGACTGTGAAGAGCGAGGAGGCAGCGGAGCCGGGTGGCAAG GAAGCTGAGGACGCGTGCGTGGTGCTGGTTTCAAACCTGCCCGAGAAGGGCTACTCCGTGGAAGAAGTCTCCAACCTGGCGAAGCCCTTCGGTGGGCTGAGGGATGTGTTAATTGTGTCCTCTCACAAGAAG gCGTATCTCGAGATCAACAGAAAATCCGCAGAATCCATGGTGAAGTTTTACACCTGCTTTCCCATGACCCTGGATGGGAACCAGCTGTGCATCGACGTGGCGCCTCAGCATAAGACCGTGAGAGACGAG GAAGCGATATTTACTGCCATCATCAAAGACTCTGACCCTAAG gTGAACGCCGAGGCGCTGCACCACCAGTTTGTGCACCTGGGGAACTTACCAGACGAGGGGTACAGAGAATTCGAAGTGGTTTGCGTGGGGCTGCGCTTCGGGAAGGTCGATCACTACGTGGtgctgaagaacaaaaacaag GCAATTCTGCAGCTGGAGAGTCCCAAGGCAGCCAGGTCCATGTACTGCTTCCTGAACCAGTACTCGTACACCATGGGGGGGCACACCTTGACCTGCACGTTGTcccccagcaggcagcatgcTGAC acCGAAGCCGTGAAAAAGGAAGCGAAGAAGGAGGAGCCAAGCAGAGGAAG CTCCAGCTTGAAAAAACACCCAGAGGGATCAGGAGCGgtgcaaacagcagctgctcaTCCTCCGGTAGAGCCCAGTGTGGTGAAGAAAGAACCCGTTTCCACCCCTCCTGCTAAGGATGAGCTGTCAGCAGTGAAGGCAGAGCCCTCCGAGTCCCGTCTGGAAGGAGCACGGAGGGGTTCCGCTGCGGGATCGGGCGACCCGGCCGCCGggaaggcaggagctggggctgagctcccTGGTGCACCCCTGGCAGCAGCCGGCGCCGATTTAACCACAGCCGAGCCCGAAGAGAAACTGCCACCTGCTCCCAGcgtggggaaggaggaggaggttACAGGTGGAGCAGCCTCTGAGCTCCCCGTGCCTGCAGCTGGATCCGCACCGCAGAAGGGAAGGGCGCTGGGAGCCGAGGGGCTGGGAGCTACTGCTGGAGAGCGGCCGGGAGGAGCACCAGGCCGGGGTGACCATGTGCCATTCCACCATGTGCCATCCAGCCACGTGCCATCcggcactgctgccccactgggGGCCGAACCCAGAGCTGTGCCCCCCGCTCACGGCGCGGCGGAGACGGGCTCGTGTGTTGTCCCGCACGGAAACCCCAAGGCGAGTGTGCCAAAAAAGACGCGTGTTTCTGATCCGGGGAAGATGGAACATGAGAAGCCCAGGGCTCCGACGGCGGAGGTGAGACCTGTGCTCGAGGCTGGGGCGGCCCTGGGGAGGACACGAGGTGGAGCTGGAGACAGAGCAGAAGGGGCCGTGCTCTGCGGTGGCAGCGCTTGGGAggagagctcccagcagctgctggccaaGGCTGGGGCTGCCGTGGAAAATGCTGATAAGAAtgcaaaggagaaggagggaagCTCCATCAGAGCGCCTCAAAGCAAAGAAACGGGGCCGGGCAAAGTGAAAGAAGCCGGCAAAGCAGCTGCATCGAACTCCTCTTTGTCTGCCCAGGAGCCTTCCTCCGTTTCTAAAATAACTTTAAAGGCGGTGGTGCCTGTTCCTGATATACTGAAGCCAAGGGTCGCGGCGCAGAGAAGCAAACCGGCGCCGTGCAAGGGAGGGAAGCAAGCGGCTTCCTCCAAAGCCAgagcccagggagcagcagcgggGCAGAAGAAGGCAGCGTGGAAAGATGGGGGTCACCCAAGAGCCGGTGGCAGCCAGAACCCAGCGGGCAGCACGTCCCAGCAGAGCGGGGCTGCCGGCACCGGGAAGGCTGGCAGCGGGAGGAACGCGTCCCAGCAAGAGAAGGACTCGCAAGTGGAACCTAGGGCTGGCtcaaagcaggagggagagagcAGATGGGCCAGCACGAAGAGAGACGCC ggcagca CTGCAGGTTTCCGCTGGGGGCAATGCTCGAACgtccagaagcagcagcagcagcagcagcagcaagcagaaggaG GAAGAAGAGCTGTTCCCGTTCAACCTGGACGAGTTTGTCACTGTGGACGAGGTGATAGAGGAGAGCGAGCCTCCCGTTCAAAGCCAGCGCAGTCAGCccaaggggaagaggaaggagggtGCCAGGAGCTGCTCGGAGCCCGGCTccaagaggaggaaggagaggagctcCCCGCAGCGCCTGGCGGAGAGCGAGCTGTCCTTCGTCATGCTGGATGA